The window CTCGAGTGTCAGAGCAGGCCAGCTTCAGCAGAGCAGACATGTCACAGAAAAAGTGGGGGATTATGTTGTCGGCACAGAAGGACAACTTGGCCATGAGCAGGGTGTGCAACATGGCATGGGCAGCAGTCAGCACCCAGGACAGCACCAccaaggagagacagagcttggGGCTCATGATGGTGGTGTAGTGCAGGGGGAAACAGATGGCCAtatagcggtcataggccatggcCACCAGGAGGAAGCTCTCCAGGTCtccaaaaaataggaagaagTACATCTGGGTCAGGCAGCCGGCATAGGGGATGGACGGGACCTGGCTCTGCATGTTCTGCAGCAGATTGGGCATTGTgacagaggagaagcagaggtcagagaaggACAAGTTACTGAGAAACAAATACATGGGCGTGTGGAGGCGGGAGTCCAGGCGAATGAGGACGATGATGAGTAGGTTCCCCAGGATGGTGGTAACATACATGAGCAGGAACAGGGCATAGAACTGGTCTCGCAGCTCTGACTTGATGGGCAGGCCCAGGAGGAGGAATTCTAAGACAACAGTTTGATTCTTTcctgtcatgctctgtcttcAGCATTTTAGGAAGAAATTATAGTGTCCATTAAaacctgaatttaaaaatgaacatatttctATGATACATGGCCTGCTGGGTGCTCTGCAAAGATACTTTACATCACTCTCATCACAATAATTACCATTCCTATACTCCAAATCTCTACAGTCAGAATGTCTATGATTGGAAATGACTTTTCTTCACTTCTCTTTAACATGTAACAATATCTCAACTTTTATAAAACAATCTTATCCATTACCTTCTGAGACACATATATTCGTTTTCCTCATATCTACCTGACCAGGCATCCTCCGTAACTCTGATTGATTTCTGTTTTGTCAATCTCTTCATGTTGATGTTCCAGGGCTTTCTCCTAAACACTATTCTCTTACAATGCTACATATACCACCAAGAAAAACTCATCTACTCTAATGGATTTGATAACCATTTAATCCTCAGGTGTAGGTGACTTTGTAACCTAGTTACTTAATGATTATCTTCCCTGAGACTTATCACATGCATTTAAAGCTCAGCAGATCCCAAAAGAAACATATGATGTTACCCTGGCCATCTCCCAGTCCCAATTCCCTCCCCCTGTAGGTCCCCATAGCTCACCAAAAAGGAATCCAGGTATACCAGTCGTACACCTGAGTTCTCTTtcattccctcctttctctcattATCAGTATCCAATCTGTCAACACATCCTTAAGATGCTGCCATGTAAATCTCTTTCTCATTCATCCACTCCTTATCTCCACCATCACTACCCTGGCTGGGCTAACATCATGTCTGCAATATTGGAACAGCCTCTTCACTCATCTCCCTGCATCCATGCTTGAATAATCTCCTTTAATATCCTTTGTTTGCACTGTGGCATTATAAGATGAAAATCTGATCATCATTCTCCCTAAAGTCTTCATAGATTCTCATTGCTCTTAAGATAAAGGCAAAATTCCTTTCAAAGGCACGAAAGGTGCTTCATGACCTGACCCTGGCCTACTTCCACCAGCTTCACCTGGCCCCAGTGTGGCACTCACACTCACCTCTCCAAAAATGCTGCACTTGAAAGTCACAATTTCTTGCCTCCAGActtttgcacttgctgtccccCCTGCCTAGCAtcttcctccccctgctccctcttCATCTGGTTTGCCCTACTTATCCTTCAGGCATATTACATGTCACTTACTCAGCTATACCTCTCCTGTCCCCTCCAGACCAAGTGAGAACCTGCTGCTATGTTTCCACAGCATCCTGTGCTTGTCCCTAAAGCACTAAATGCCCAGGGGATTGTGTATAGCTGTCCTCCCCAGTGGACTGTAAACTTCATGCAGGAAAGGTCATGTCTGCCTTCATGACTGCAGAAGTGCCAGCACCTGGCACGGTGCCTGGATGTAGCCAgtgtttcataaatattcattGGCTGTGCTTCAGGCTGAGACATGCATTCCTTCAACTTTAAAGACAGCagactcctggggcacctggtggttcagttggttcagtgtttgactcttgattttaattcaggtcatgatcccagggtcgtgggatagagctccactttgggctccatgctgagtatggagcctgcttcagattctctctttctcattctctctctctctctctctctcccattgcccctctctcccactccccccgctctctaaaataacagtaataatgaaaactaaagacagaaaACTCCTGTTAGAATATCTACTCCTACTAAATGCTCTCAAAACAAGAACTCACTAGCTTCACCATTTAGCACTGAATTTGTCACTTTGTTACAGATTTATGAATGTAATACTGTACCCATGGAAAATGTTGGAGCACCTCAGATAACACTACTCTTATCACTGATACATCTGATACAGGTAATAGAGATATACAACTGTGTTTATAGATATATAACAATAGATATAGATACaatctcctattggttctgtttctctggagaaccctgactaatacacctCCGTGTGTCTCAAAGCTGacaaagaaagcagaggagaacCACCAAGAGATGTGGGAAGCTCCTTCATCAAAGACATAACGGAGAGTCCACCTGCTAAGACTTTCACCCTGCTGGTGCTGTTTGATCCAACCACATTTAATAGCTTTCACACATGGATTTTATGTACTGGCATTACAGTGGGAAGAAACATCTAGGGGAAATCATACAGCTGTTTTCTCAGAATTTTGCTTCCCAGTAAATGAGCGGGATCCATCCCTGGTGTTGAGGGTATGATGAGGAGTCACCACCCAGAGACAGCACTTGCAGATGCTACTACTGATTATGCAATGACCATCTTCACCCATCGTCAGTAGTTCTCAGACTAGACTGCACATGAGAATCACCTAGCACAGTACTTCTAAAATTAAATGCTCATGCAAATCACCCAGGAGTTCTGCTACAACACTGATTCTGGTTCAGGGGgccagttttacatttttaattagcaCCTGGTGACTGTTATGCTGTGGTCCATGGGCTACACATtgaatagcaaatatttatgatgcttttaaaaatgaacattactGGGTGCCCTCAGATAAATATAATCACAATCTTAGAAGAGGCCTGtgcaaagatttttaaagctccaaggtgattctaaaataaaacaaggccTCAGACTATTACATTAAATTAGCCTACCACAAGAGCCGTCATTACATTGGAATTATACAATCTTGTAAGAATACATGACACAGTAATATTTACAAATGCTATCATTGACCACAAGATTGTAACTGGTGAACATCAACTGAAATATTTCTAGAATGTGGGGAAGTCTTCGGAGGCAGGGAGGTGAAGAAGAGAAGGGCTATCATACCTGAAGCTCTATCCTACAGAACATCATACAACCTGGGAAAGCAAGACCCTCAGGTTGGAAGGACCCTAAGAGACCAGCTCATTCACCCTCTGCCCAACTTACCCAGTGTGTCTGAGGGTGACTCCTGGACACTAACCTGAGGTCCTGTTTCCCTTTATTTACTAAGACATGTGAAGTGATAGCCTCTGTAGTTGTCACCTGTGTCTGCAGCATCCCTTATCACATCTCCCATTCTGCACATCCCTGGGCCTAGAGGGCCCTGGATCCCAAAGGAGTCTAGATCCTAAAGGAACTCATTAAAGACACAGAAATTACCCAGGACTCCTTAAGATAAATGCTCTCAGAGTCTTGGAGTGGTGATTGACTACATCACTGACCACACCTGACTAAAGGTGGCAATGGAGAGCAGCTCATATATGGATGAGTAGTCACTGCCTGTTTAGGGAATGGGCAGTAGTCCTGTGGGGCTGGAGCCTACAGTTTGGGAGGTGAAGAAGGATGGTTGGAGAAGCCATGGAAATTAAGGGATCAGACTGAATAGCCTGAAACATCTTACAATGTAAGGGGCTTTATCCTATGGCCAAGAAGATGTCATCAGTGGTCTTTGAACAAAGTGCCATGAAAGACAAGTATTTTTGAAAGATTCCCAGGGTGGCATACTCTCTCACTACAACCTAGTTCCTCATAAACATTCTCAAGGGGAGAGTTAAACCTGCAGCTAACAAAAATTAGATCTCTATGACGCAACCATATGCAGGTACATAGAAAGTACTGGAATAAGAGAAAATCTAAACTCTCCCAGATTATGTTCAATTCTTCCTCATgcagagatagaaaaagaaactcagaTCTGAATCCCACTGAGGTACTTCTACTTCATTACCTCTCTTGGAAAATCTCCATAGAACTCTGTCACCACCATCATCTCTACCACTCTTCCTATGTGTCAGATTACCTCTTATTTTCCAGTTCTTCCTTGTACTGTGATTGATCACAAGGCCATAGGTGACATTTATAAATCCTTCTTTCATGAACACATTCTATGTTCTCATTCGCCATTATCTCTGTCTGGATGGGAGTTTTTTCCATAGCAGTATCATGCAAACCTTCATTCCTAGGAAATCTGTACCCTCATTGGTCTTGCCTTTATTAGGTTGTTATAGTTTCCATTAAGATTTATTATTAGACAAAATCTTAAGTGGCACCCAAAGAATTCCCCAGAATTTCAGACATGATCCTAGCTGCACCATTTGTGTACAGCAACCCAGATTCTCCTTAGTAATCAACATCACCACCTCAGGCAGAATGGCAACTCTTCTCTTTGTGCATCAGTTCACATAAGAACAGCAAAATGTCCAGATGGTGGGCTCAATTTCTAATTCAGTGAAACCATCGTTATGTAAAGCCACCCCCTGATAGAATCACTCCTCTCTTCAGAACTATATAAGACACTGCTTGTGCACCATTTTCAattcttcagtttcattttttattttagccacagCTTCAGTAACTGCACTGACTTCAATGAGCTTTATCAGAAGCTACCTGACAGCACGTTACCTCAATTCTGCTGCACATGCTCCTTGTTTTCTGCCCTGGGACTTCTCTTACCTCACGAAACAGGATGCTATGGGGGAACTTTCTCAGTACTCATATTTGTATGAGtgcatgatccattttgagtgaatTGTTGTAGAGATTGTGAGGTATGCATTgaggttcatttttattttttgcatatggaaATCTGATTTTTCCAGCACCGCTCATTGAAAAGATAATTTTCCATAAATTATCTTTGCATCTTTGTCAATAATCAGTGGACAACACTTgagtggatctatttctggactctatgtACTATCCTATACTGTTACACTCATCAATAGTTCTATATTTTCTCCAATACCATAGTTTCctgattattttaattaacagTAAGTCTGGAAACCAGGCAATATGAGTCCTTTTAGTTTGTTTACTTTTCCaaaatcagttttaatttttagtttctttgccTTTACATATGAATATTATAATCATATTGTTAATTTGTATCAAAAAACTgggaattttgattggaattgtgtTCAATTTCTAAATCAGTTTTGGAAGagttgacatcttaacaatattgagttttctatCCATGACCATTTTACATCTacccatttttttatttgacttctTTAATCAGTGTTTGGTAGTTTTCAAGATATAGTTCATTCATATATTGTGtaagatttatacctaagtattaaATGTTTTGGTGTTAGTGTAAATAGCACTTTAAAGAGTTTTTCTTCCACTTTACACATGTTTATTTCTAGgtgatataaatataattttaatatattaatattatatttatacacaGAAATGAAACTTCTTAATATACTGACCTTGTATCCTATGTTATTACTAAACTCACTAATTCTAGAAccattttttatgttctttgggaCTTTCTAAATAGACAATCATGTTGTTTATGAACAGAGATGGTTTAATTTCTTACTTTCCActctatatactttttatttgttttccttgcccTTTCTCACTGCTTAGGACTTCAAATACAATACTGAATAACAAGGGTGAGAGCAAACATTTTTACTTTGTCCCTGAACTTAGGGAGAAAGTATTCAATCTCTCACCATCAACTATGATATTAGCTATAGTTTTTTAGAAGTTGCTCTTCCATTAGGTGGAAGAAGTTTCCTCTATTTccagtttgctgagagttttaatCACAAACTGGTTACATTAATGTTGAAttttttgtcaaaggctttttctgcatttgttcAGATGATTCTTTTTCCCAGGTAAATCTCCCTTTTTAATAACAAAGGGTCACTTGGTAACAACTGTACAATACACTTACCCACAGAATTATACTTTGGGACACAGCCTTAATTAAATGGTTTCTTTGAGGTTTAACACCATGctgattttaaaatcatatggCTTTTCCCATTTGCTTTATTGATTGATCGTTTAGATTGATtggtttttgaatgttgaatgaaCAGCTTTTCATTCCCATGATAAACCCCATTTGATAGTGATATATAACCCTTTTCATGTATGGTTAGATTGTTTGCATTAATGAGGATTTTAGTGTGTATGTTCGTGAggaatattggtctatagtttccTTATAATTTCTTTATCTGGTCTTGATATCAAGGCTTCATAAAATGACTTGAGaagtatttcctcctcttctaaaTATGGGGAGAATTGCATAGAAAGTATCCTTTTTCCTTCATATAATTGATCAGTAAAGCCATCTGAAGTTTTCTTTGTCAGAAGGCTTTTACCTACAAACTCTATTTCTTTAATAGAAACAATGATTCAGGTTATCTATTCTTTGTGAGTAGGCTTTGGAAATTGTGTTTTTCAACAAATTTGCCCATTTTATCTGAGCTGTAGCATTTATGGGCATAAGATTAttcatagtattccattattATTCTTTGAATGACTATAGGGCTTTGTAGTGACATCTTATATATCTTTCCTAATATTTATGctttgtgccttttcttttttctcctcttaatcATTCTGactaaaagtgtatttattttagctagtttttcaaagaaccaacttttgttttcaatttttctgtctcatttttctgtttgcaattcattgatttctgttctttttgttatttcttttcttgtgcttgctctaatttcctcttttcctccttataTCTTTAGGTTGGAAGCTCAGATCATTTATTTGAGAACTTCATTCATTTGTAATATAAGCATTCAGTGCCATAGATTTTCCTTTAAGCACTGAGTTAGCTGTATCCTACTAAGTTTGATATGcatctttcactttattttaattcaaaatattttctaatttcccttgtggtTTCCTACTCTACCTATAGGTTGTTTAGAAATGTGTTGCTTACTTTCCAAGTATTTGGATATGCCTATTCAtaccaaatacaaaaatcatttccAGGTATATTGTAGATGCAAATGTGAAAGATTTTCAAAATAGAATggaacaggggcacttgggtggctcagttggttgagtgtccaacttcagctcaggtcatgatctcgccatgagatcttgctgctgtcagcctgtcagcgcgcagcccgcttcagatcctctgcacaCCCCACCcgccctccccacttgcactctcccaaaaataaataaatattttaaaaatagaatagaacaTAAAATCTTCTAGAAGACAGTATAGAGTATCTTTAGTGTCttggatttaaaataattttgtttgtaaagaattaaaattataaagaggaTTGATTAAAAGCTCtacatttaacaattttaaaaaattctgtcatcaaaagacaccattaagacatcaaaagataccattaaggATAAAATTCAAGTCACAAATTGCAAGATATTTGTGGAGTGGTGTCATCAAGATAGCAACATAAATCATTCCCAACTTCAGTTCTCTCACCAGAAGACCAAACTTTCCATTGACAAGACACCATGTGAAAATGTCAGGACATGAAGTTGAGGCTAAAGTACCACAGAGACCAAGAAGGACTGCATTAGAAGAAGAGGAATAGATGAATTcactattatagttggagacttcaaaaTCCATCCCTCGGAAATGTACAGATCCAACAGGTAGAAAATCAGTAGAAATACAGTTGAACTCAACACCACCACCTATCAACTAGATATAATGGACATCTACTGACTACTTCATTCAACAACAGCacaatacatattcttctcaagctcatcAGGCATTCTGCCCACAAAACagaccttaacaaatttaaaagaatagacatCATACAATGTCTGCTgtcagaccacaatggaattaaactagacaTCAATAACAAAGATAGCtggaaaaaatcccaaaatagTGACTAAGCAAcacttgtaaataaaatataggtcAGAGAAtaaatctcaaatttatttttaaaatagtttaaaaattaaaacacaacttaTCAAAAGCAGTGCTGAATGGGAACTTTACCACATTGAAAGCATGTGAGAATCATAAAATGGAAATCAACTTACATCCACATTTGTTACAACAGACTTCTCAGACTCTAGCCTCAGCATAGACAAGAAAACAATTCATGCAATGCCACATCTTGTCATAAACTGAGCATGTCACCACTCCTTACCTCTCTTGTGTTTTGTCAGGTTTTCCCAACTCTAACCTTCTTTATACAAAGAACCTACTGTCTACTCTCATTAAAATGTACTTAAGGCTCACTTATCCTATATATGCACAAACTTTTTATATCCTATTAGAAGGTGtgcaaaggggaaagagaacaCTGGGGTAGCAAAAGATTGACACCATGTCTTAAAGGAATCAGCCAGACTTAAATAAAACTGAGTTAAGCCTAGGTGTGGTTTAGATTCTAAAGGTAGCATGTTAGAGAAACTTCACATATTCAAACTTACCTTGAAAATTCCCTTTCAActtttaataccccacttacatcagtaGACAGGTcattatccaaacagaaaaccaaaaaggaaacaatggctttgaatgacacactgaaccagatggatttaacagatttatgccatcctaaaacagcagaatatacattcttttcaagtgcccacagaacattctccagaatagatcatatattaaCCCAGAAagtaagtctcaacaaattaaaagactgaagtcataccatgcatcttttctgaccactgTGTTatgaactagaaatcaaccacaagaaaaaatctagaaagaccacaaatacatgaaggttacaataacatgctactaaacatgaatgggtcaaccaagatatcaaagaagaaataaaaaagacatggaaataaatgacatGAAAACACAATCATCCAAAACCTTTGGGTTGCAGCAAAAgaggttctaagagggaagtttgtagcaatacaggcttacctcaagaagcaagaaaaatctcaaataaacaactcaaccttatacctaaaggagttagaaaaaagaagaataaatatgagaaggaagaaaataataaagattagagcagaaatagcTGATATagtaactaaaaaaacaatagaacagatcagtgaaatcaggagctggttctttgaaaagaattgataaacaaaattgataaacctctagccagactcataaaaaaaaaaaaaagagagaaaagactcaaatcCACAACTATAAGACTAATAAATCTTTAGAAATCATGAAAGAACATCCAacgggaaaaagacagtctcttccaaaatggtgctgggaaaactggacagcaacatgaaaaggatgaaactggaccactttcttacaccacacacaaaaataaattcaaactggatgaaagacctaaatgtgagacaggaaaccattaaaatcctagaggagaacacaggcattAACCTCTGACATAGGCCATagcacctttttttaaatgtttaattatttttgagagagaaagagaggcaaagagagagggacagatccaaagagggctctgtgctaacagtagagagtccaacgtggggttcaaactcacgaaatacaagatcatgacctgagccaaagtcggacactgaaccaactgagccatccatgcactcctggccatagcaacttcttactagatatgtctcctgaggcaagggaaacaaagtcacaaataaactattgggac is drawn from Panthera uncia isolate 11264 chromosome E1, Puncia_PCG_1.0, whole genome shotgun sequence and contains these coding sequences:
- the LOC125926909 gene encoding olfactory receptor-like protein DTMT; the protein is MTGKNQTVVLEFLLLGLPIKSELRDQFYALFLLMYVTTILGNLLIIVLIRLDSRLHTPMYLFLSNLSFSDLCFSSVTMPNLLQNMQSQVPSIPYAGCLTQMYFFLFFGDLESFLLVAMAYDRYMAICFPLHYTTIMSPKLCLSLVVLSWVLTAAHAMLHTLLMAKLSFCADNIIPHFFCDMSALLKLACSDTRVNELVIFIMGGLILIIPFLLIVMSYARIVSSILRVPSARGIRKAFSTCGSHLSVLSLFYGTVIGLYLCPSANNSAVKETVMAVMYTVVTPMLNPFIYSLRNRDMKGALGRVFCGKKIPFSV